Proteins encoded in a region of the Pseudothermotoga elfii DSM 9442 = NBRC 107921 genome:
- a CDS encoding MalY/PatB family protein, with protein sequence MSLNFVDRSGWNSIKYDSIYRKYGKDVIPAWIADMDVATAPEIIEEFYKRVSHGAFGYTFRSEEYYSSIVNWYRSRYNFELQPDWIVDGIGVIPMISVLVNALTDPGDKIIIQPPVYPPFFSIIRKNNRTLVENRLVKTDSGYVMDIEHLKRVVDSRTKAIILCNPHNPVGRAWTLNELSELYKIAIDRNLIIISDEIHGDIIYSPDRFTTILKAGLPNVIVLNSPGKTFNMPGLNNSYGIIPDENLRKRYLEFVSRYEIGSSNIFGTIGLQIAYSKGSTWVDKLLEHLLKNRNVAYEFLRENCPLIDVNLPQATFLMWLDCHKLNLQDPQRFFLEKARVYMNSGKDFGDPHSIRLNFACSTETLIEILSRIKKAYDSAL encoded by the coding sequence ATGAGTCTTAATTTTGTTGACAGATCTGGATGGAACAGCATTAAATATGATTCAATATACCGTAAATATGGTAAAGATGTGATACCCGCCTGGATAGCAGACATGGATGTTGCAACAGCCCCGGAAATAATAGAAGAATTTTACAAAAGGGTTTCTCATGGTGCTTTTGGTTACACATTCCGTTCTGAAGAATATTACAGTTCAATCGTCAATTGGTACAGAAGCAGATATAATTTTGAACTTCAACCGGATTGGATAGTCGATGGTATAGGGGTTATACCGATGATATCAGTTTTGGTAAATGCTTTGACAGATCCGGGTGATAAAATCATAATTCAGCCACCTGTTTATCCACCGTTTTTTTCAATTATCAGAAAAAATAACAGAACACTTGTTGAAAACAGGCTCGTTAAAACTGATAGTGGTTATGTTATGGATATTGAGCATTTGAAAAGAGTTGTTGATTCTCGCACGAAAGCAATAATACTATGTAACCCTCATAATCCTGTTGGAAGAGCTTGGACTTTGAATGAATTATCTGAATTATATAAAATAGCTATAGATCGCAATTTAATAATAATCAGTGATGAGATACATGGTGATATTATTTATAGCCCTGATAGATTCACTACGATCTTGAAAGCAGGTTTGCCAAATGTTATTGTTCTTAACTCTCCTGGTAAAACTTTTAACATGCCTGGCTTGAACAATTCCTATGGAATAATACCTGATGAAAATCTCAGAAAGAGATACCTTGAGTTTGTTTCAAGGTATGAAATAGGTTCGTCCAATATATTTGGTACTATAGGTCTTCAGATAGCTTATTCAAAGGGAAGTACCTGGGTCGACAAGCTTTTGGAACATCTTTTGAAAAATAGAAATGTAGCTTATGAGTTTTTGAGGGAAAATTGTCCACTAATAGATGTGAATCTACCCCAGGCTACGTTTTTAATGTGGTTGGATTGTCATAAGCTAAATTTGCAGGACCCACAAAGGTTTTTTCTCGAGAAAGCAAGAGTTTATATGAACAGTGGAAAAGATTTTGGTGACCCGCACTCGATCAGATTAAATTTTGCGTGCAGCACGGAAACGCTAATTGAAATCTTATCAAGAATAAAAAAAGCCTACGACAGTGCTTTATAA
- the rsgA gene encoding ribosome small subunit-dependent GTPase A: MRSRGVVVKFMSNMLIVEDAKTKEKIRCHLRGRFKLQGLKPIVGDIVEYVRVQDAGVVESVLKRKNELLKPRVANIDQVVCVYTIKKPEVSLLILDKLLVLIEEARLNVLLILNKIDLLTEEDKEKKDHFIKTYSKIYPLLCTSTKTGEGLEKLKEYFKDRLSVFAGLSGVGKSSLLNSICPGINLRTQEISERTKRGKHTTTAAELIHLPFGGHVVDTPGFSLIDISHVDPDNLKFYFPEFVENGNCLFKDCTHISEPGCRIKQMVEEGKISTSRYESYVTMYKEVSK; encoded by the coding sequence CTGAGAAGCAGGGGTGTTGTTGTCAAATTCATGTCCAATATGTTGATTGTAGAAGATGCAAAAACTAAGGAAAAAATCAGGTGCCATTTGAGAGGCAGGTTTAAACTGCAAGGGCTTAAGCCAATTGTTGGTGATATTGTCGAATATGTAAGAGTGCAGGATGCAGGTGTTGTTGAATCTGTTTTGAAGCGAAAGAACGAGCTTTTAAAACCTCGTGTTGCAAATATAGACCAAGTTGTGTGCGTCTATACTATCAAAAAGCCAGAAGTCTCCCTTCTCATTCTGGATAAATTACTTGTTCTTATAGAAGAAGCCAGACTGAATGTCCTTCTCATTCTGAACAAAATTGACTTACTCACCGAAGAAGATAAAGAAAAAAAAGACCACTTTATTAAAACCTACAGCAAAATATACCCCCTTCTGTGTACCAGCACTAAAACTGGTGAAGGTCTGGAAAAATTGAAAGAGTATTTCAAAGACAGGTTATCAGTTTTTGCAGGCCTTTCTGGCGTTGGAAAAAGCAGCCTTTTAAACAGCATATGTCCGGGTATAAACCTGAGGACGCAGGAAATCTCTGAAAGAACAAAAAGAGGAAAACATACTACCACAGCTGCCGAGCTAATTCACCTGCCATTTGGAGGTCATGTGGTAGATACACCTGGATTCTCATTGATAGATATCAGTCACGTAGATCCAGATAATTTGAAGTTCTATTTTCCAGAATTTGTAGAAAATGGAAATTGCTTATTCAAAGATTGCACACATATTTCTGAGCCTGGATGCCGAATAAAACAAATGGTAGAAGAGGGTAAAATATCCACGAGCAGATATGAAAGCTATGTAACCATGTACAAGGAAGTGAGTAAATAA
- a CDS encoding DUF4895 domain-containing protein, whose translation MKGLGPFEKLVRCYENLQTEPAFEQLEFYKEKLDQYHKHVLLSTVGAENSFYVFSFVDSSKRRVVGVSIANPFEKNLFIYNSDLEPSCLKEVYFELFEKAPQFMRSGIIRLPFQSRVLSVVGDDDLLEKEILKEKVYGSENLSFAKKIDQRIFDRFCELNAKEIDFARIYFLSDYGVCILVLPDDIDTQYAPLLSEISRIYRKRYGAVYQGNLGKFKRFSSILTAFVIEYNEILKGRDVEKDCLELCEKIRSAYRCIMNLCD comes from the coding sequence GTGAAAGGTTTAGGGCCTTTTGAAAAACTCGTTCGATGTTATGAAAATCTTCAGACAGAGCCAGCGTTTGAGCAGTTGGAATTTTATAAAGAAAAGCTTGATCAATATCATAAACATGTTTTGCTGTCTACTGTGGGAGCAGAAAACAGCTTTTATGTTTTCTCGTTTGTTGACAGTTCAAAAAGACGTGTTGTTGGCGTTTCTATAGCAAATCCTTTTGAAAAGAATTTATTCATATACAACTCTGATTTAGAGCCTTCTTGTTTGAAAGAGGTTTATTTTGAACTTTTTGAAAAAGCCCCCCAATTTATGAGAAGTGGTATCATAAGGCTTCCATTTCAGTCCAGGGTACTATCAGTTGTTGGTGATGATGATTTACTGGAGAAAGAAATATTGAAGGAGAAAGTTTATGGTTCTGAAAATCTCTCTTTTGCAAAAAAAATTGATCAGAGAATTTTTGATCGCTTTTGCGAACTTAACGCTAAAGAAATAGATTTTGCCAGAATATATTTTTTGTCGGATTATGGGGTATGTATACTGGTTTTGCCAGATGATATAGATACACAGTACGCACCTCTTTTATCGGAAATATCCCGAATTTATCGGAAAAGATATGGAGCAGTTTATCAGGGAAACCTTGGAAAATTCAAGCGATTTTCATCTATTTTAACAGCGTTTGTGATTGAATATAACGAGATTTTAAAAGGAAGAGATGTCGAAAAAGATTGTCTCGAGCTATGCGAGAAAATCCGATCGGCTTATAGATGCATTATGAATTTGTGTGACTGA
- the rlmN gene encoding 23S rRNA (adenine(2503)-C(2))-methyltransferase RlmN: MTYEKFVQKIQELGLEKYRADQILDWIYKKHVFVFEQMTNLSKQHRSLLRENFCIQIPKIVSKRVSSIDKTTKYLYELSDGNTIESVLLFHEGYATACISTQIGCPVKCSFCATGQSGFVRNLDAGEIVSQILAIEKDSRQTIRNIVYMGMGEPLLNYDNVIKSIKILIDKKTKNIGTRRVTLSTVGIPEMILKLSEERLDLNLAISLHASTNEKRDQIIPINRKYSIQEIINAAKNYQERSDRRLTIEYILIKEFNDFDEDARRLAKLLNGLKVFVNLIPVNSTFSNFEKPAKWKINRFKEILINSGIEAEIRYEKGADIEAACGQLRIRNLLSKQL, encoded by the coding sequence ATGACTTACGAAAAATTTGTGCAGAAAATTCAGGAACTTGGTCTGGAAAAATATAGAGCCGATCAAATACTTGATTGGATCTACAAAAAACATGTTTTTGTTTTCGAACAAATGACAAATCTCTCAAAACAGCATAGATCTCTTCTGAGAGAAAATTTTTGTATTCAGATTCCAAAAATTGTAAGCAAAAGAGTTTCCTCGATAGACAAAACCACGAAATATCTTTATGAGCTGTCAGATGGAAACACAATAGAATCTGTTCTGCTGTTTCATGAAGGTTATGCAACAGCCTGTATTTCGACACAAATCGGTTGCCCGGTTAAATGCAGTTTTTGTGCAACAGGTCAGAGTGGTTTCGTCAGAAATCTCGACGCTGGTGAGATAGTTTCTCAAATCCTCGCAATAGAAAAAGATTCCAGACAAACAATAAGAAATATTGTTTATATGGGAATGGGAGAACCGTTGTTGAATTACGATAATGTTATCAAAAGCATCAAGATATTGATAGATAAAAAAACAAAAAACATAGGTACCAGACGTGTGACATTGAGCACTGTTGGGATACCTGAAATGATATTGAAACTTTCTGAAGAAAGGCTCGACCTAAACCTAGCTATTTCTCTACATGCTTCAACAAATGAGAAAAGAGATCAGATAATCCCAATAAACAGAAAATATTCTATTCAAGAAATTATCAATGCGGCAAAAAATTACCAGGAAAGATCAGATCGGAGACTTACGATCGAATACATTCTTATAAAAGAATTCAACGATTTCGATGAAGATGCTCGCAGACTTGCCAAACTCCTGAATGGCCTGAAAGTATTTGTGAATTTAATACCAGTGAATTCAACGTTCTCAAACTTCGAAAAACCTGCAAAATGGAAAATCAACAGATTCAAAGAAATCCTGATTAACTCAGGTATAGAAGCTGAGATAAGATACGAAAAGGGGGCAGACATAGAAGCAGCATGCGGGCAACTAAGAATAAGAAATCTCCTTTCAAAGCAATTATAA
- the rdgB gene encoding RdgB/HAM1 family non-canonical purine NTP pyrophosphatase, which yields MLLIATRNGHKIEEIKKFVPDGVEVLTLKDLNIALEAVENGDTFMENAIRKATFYANLTKKKTIADDSGLVIDSLDGFPGVHSARFMKNASYKEKMQFILQMLETKQERVARFVCVAAYYDPIEKTIVCCEESVEGTISREIRGTSGFGYDPIFIPNGYSTTFGEMGEEKHKLSHRYKAFSKLFSKLDRLLNYRI from the coding sequence ATGCTTTTAATTGCAACCAGAAATGGTCATAAAATAGAAGAAATCAAGAAATTTGTCCCAGATGGAGTTGAAGTTTTAACGCTGAAAGATCTAAATATTGCGCTTGAGGCAGTTGAGAATGGAGACACATTTATGGAAAATGCTATTCGAAAGGCAACCTTCTATGCGAATCTTACAAAAAAGAAAACGATAGCTGATGATTCAGGACTTGTAATAGATTCGCTTGACGGTTTTCCAGGAGTTCACTCGGCAAGATTTATGAAAAATGCTTCTTATAAGGAAAAAATGCAGTTCATTCTGCAAATGCTCGAAACAAAACAAGAAAGAGTAGCAAGATTTGTCTGTGTTGCTGCCTATTACGATCCTATCGAAAAAACAATCGTTTGCTGTGAGGAGTCAGTAGAAGGAACCATAAGCAGAGAAATAAGAGGCACATCAGGATTTGGTTACGACCCAATCTTCATACCAAATGGATACAGTACAACTTTCGGAGAAATGGGAGAAGAAAAGCACAAATTGAGCCACAGGTACAAAGCATTCAGCAAATTATTCAGCAAGCTGGACAGATTACTAAACTATCGGATATGA
- a CDS encoding D-alanine--D-alanine ligase → MKIAVLLGGISRERPISLKSGENVLKALKKLGHDVVPIDVDENFLEIAPKLKEFEVVFNALHGHFGEDGTVQAILDWVGVSYTGSKVLASAICFDKVMTYRVLDGYVNFPEYTIVKKPVKESPYGFPCVIKPRKEGSSIGVHICDNSNQLYNDLSEELKKYNEMMIQRYIEGRELTVSILEIGKPQILPVLELKPKRRFYDYTAKYVSGMTEFILPAPLSVEEYEKVANSSLRAFELCGCEGFARVDGILKNNVFYVLELNTIPGLTDLSDMPASAKAAGMSFEELVDAIIQTAVR, encoded by the coding sequence ATGAAAATTGCAGTTCTTTTAGGAGGAATTTCGAGGGAGCGTCCAATATCTCTCAAAAGTGGGGAAAATGTTTTGAAAGCTCTGAAAAAGCTTGGTCATGATGTTGTTCCGATAGACGTAGATGAGAATTTTTTAGAAATAGCCCCTAAGCTCAAAGAGTTTGAAGTTGTATTTAACGCACTGCATGGGCATTTTGGTGAAGACGGAACTGTTCAGGCAATCTTGGACTGGGTTGGGGTTAGTTATACCGGCTCGAAAGTTTTGGCAAGCGCCATATGTTTTGATAAAGTCATGACTTACCGTGTTTTAGATGGTTATGTGAATTTTCCCGAGTATACGATTGTAAAAAAGCCTGTTAAAGAATCGCCATATGGTTTTCCCTGCGTTATAAAGCCAAGAAAAGAGGGGTCAAGTATTGGTGTTCATATATGTGATAACTCGAATCAATTGTATAATGATTTATCTGAAGAATTGAAAAAATATAACGAGATGATGATTCAGAGATATATAGAAGGCAGAGAATTGACTGTTTCAATTCTTGAGATTGGTAAACCACAAATATTACCGGTACTTGAGTTGAAACCAAAACGACGCTTTTATGACTATACTGCCAAGTATGTTTCTGGTATGACCGAATTTATCTTGCCTGCGCCGTTAAGCGTGGAGGAATACGAAAAAGTTGCAAATTCGTCTCTCAGAGCCTTTGAGTTATGTGGGTGTGAGGGCTTTGCCAGAGTGGATGGTATTCTAAAAAATAACGTTTTCTATGTTCTTGAGTTGAACACTATACCGGGCCTAACTGATTTGAGTGATATGCCTGCTTCTGCTAAGGCCGCTGGCATGAGTTTTGAGGAGTTAGTAGATGCTATAATTCAAACGGCGGTGAGATGA
- a CDS encoding PASTA domain-containing protein — protein sequence MRATKNKKSPFKAIIIFTIYFVLGSIAGAAIFFSYFMIRPKLVEIPDLRSMQLNEAVEILKKTGLKPGQVIGTGPVSHTYPNAGQKVRKNREITIFLSEPQKIPIPDLVGIPEDTALTILSEMGFKVSITEMPYKGTDGRVIGIYPPVGTPVKQGDEINILIDSGEITGREEN from the coding sequence ATGCGGGCAACTAAGAATAAGAAATCTCCTTTCAAAGCAATTATAATCTTCACAATCTATTTCGTCTTAGGATCAATCGCTGGCGCTGCTATATTTTTTTCATATTTTATGATTCGGCCAAAATTGGTTGAGATTCCTGATCTGAGATCTATGCAATTGAATGAAGCTGTTGAAATACTCAAGAAAACAGGATTAAAACCCGGCCAGGTTATTGGCACTGGCCCTGTGAGCCATACATACCCGAATGCCGGTCAAAAGGTAAGAAAGAATAGGGAAATAACTATATTTTTGAGTGAACCTCAGAAAATACCTATACCTGACCTGGTCGGCATTCCAGAAGATACTGCACTGACAATACTTTCGGAAATGGGATTCAAGGTAAGTATAACGGAAATGCCATACAAAGGAACTGATGGAAGAGTTATAGGAATTTACCCGCCAGTCGGAACTCCAGTAAAACAAGGAGATGAAATAAATATTCTTATCGATTCTGGGGAAATAACAGGGAGGGAAGAGAACTGA
- the rpe gene encoding ribulose-phosphate 3-epimerase: MRMISASILASDLSRLSEEVKRVEPYIDMIHLDVMDGVFVPNITFGFPVLEAVRKCTDLPIDAHLMIINPEKYVERFIDLGASIIAVHYEACVHLHKVVYQIKDKGAQAYVALNPHTPIEMLSEILEDLDGVLIMTVNPGFSGQKFIQSSVEKIRKLSEMIQKKGLKTKIMVDGGINENTVEKVVCSGAEILVMGYGIFRSDFASFKRKLEAIKCF, from the coding sequence ATGAGGATGATATCTGCATCTATTCTGGCAAGCGATCTTTCGAGATTATCTGAAGAAGTAAAAAGAGTGGAACCATACATCGACATGATCCATCTGGATGTCATGGACGGTGTTTTTGTACCTAACATAACTTTTGGGTTTCCTGTACTCGAAGCCGTAAGGAAGTGCACAGATTTGCCCATAGATGCTCACCTAATGATTATTAATCCAGAAAAATACGTCGAGAGATTTATCGACTTAGGCGCCTCAATAATAGCCGTTCATTATGAAGCATGCGTTCATTTACACAAAGTTGTCTACCAGATAAAAGACAAAGGAGCACAAGCCTATGTTGCCTTGAATCCTCACACGCCCATCGAAATGCTCTCTGAGATACTTGAAGATCTGGACGGTGTTCTCATAATGACGGTTAATCCGGGGTTTTCTGGACAAAAATTTATACAATCCAGCGTTGAAAAAATTAGGAAACTCTCGGAAATGATCCAAAAAAAAGGTCTGAAAACAAAAATAATGGTTGATGGAGGAATCAACGAAAACACCGTCGAAAAGGTTGTGTGCAGTGGAGCAGAAATACTGGTTATGGGATATGGGATTTTCAGGTCAGATTTTGCATCATTCAAAAGAAAATTGGAGGCGATCAAATGCTTTTAA
- a CDS encoding ABC transporter permease subunit — MNIYRWDLKRNMKSVLIWTIVLVAIQFMYVSIYPSFASETELLTRWMKIMPKAFVKLFNLEDIDFSNILNYLAMVSSIYITLVGSVFAVIVGARSVSREEIEKTVEFLLTRPVNRISVVLSKFSESISELIIFDVVVSLSSLMVLNIFKQSDFDTGKFWIFWLSQIILHIAIMSISFLVGSTLKRPENAFSLSLGIMFVLYILNVISKLTEKAEFLKYFTPFSYSDASAVIKSGLEQSFLYFYALLIPTSLLLSLIVYSKKDILV; from the coding sequence ATGAATATTTATCGCTGGGATTTAAAAAGAAATATGAAAAGTGTGTTAATCTGGACGATTGTGCTTGTTGCAATTCAATTTATGTATGTTTCTATATATCCATCGTTTGCCTCTGAAACAGAACTCCTTACCAGATGGATGAAAATCATGCCAAAAGCGTTCGTGAAGCTTTTCAATCTTGAAGATATTGATTTTTCAAATATATTGAATTATCTTGCCATGGTATCGAGTATATATATTACTCTGGTTGGAAGTGTTTTTGCCGTGATTGTTGGAGCAAGAAGTGTTTCTCGAGAAGAAATTGAAAAAACTGTAGAGTTTCTGCTTACAAGGCCAGTCAATCGTATCAGTGTTGTTCTGAGCAAATTCAGTGAATCAATCTCAGAATTGATTATTTTTGATGTAGTCGTTTCTCTGTCTTCATTAATGGTTCTGAACATTTTCAAACAGAGTGATTTTGATACCGGCAAATTCTGGATCTTCTGGTTGTCTCAGATAATACTTCACATAGCCATTATGAGTATTAGTTTTCTTGTTGGATCAACTTTGAAAAGGCCTGAAAACGCGTTTTCACTTTCTCTCGGAATTATGTTTGTTCTGTATATTTTAAATGTGATTTCAAAGTTGACAGAGAAGGCGGAATTTTTGAAGTATTTTACGCCCTTTTCTTATTCAGATGCTTCTGCTGTTATTAAATCTGGCTTAGAGCAATCGTTTTTATATTTTTATGCACTGCTTATTCCTACATCACTGTTGCTATCTTTGATCGTTTACTCCAAAAAAGATATCCTGGTGTGA
- a CDS encoding AAA family ATPase, producing MTVNEAKFLSKKIMQAGEVPLLVGHFGVGKTDIARQIALETGRNLIILILSQMEPGDLIGLPAKENDKTVFLRPDWWPENGKSIILLDEINRAHRSIRNAIMQLVIDKRIHNHILPEDTWIMATMNPPDDEYDQADLITDPAFISRFFILDISPSLEEWQKWAKENSIDENVRKFVEKYPEFLYTPSALSLKVELRPSPRSWYKLSNVLKFLNDEERKKYGYSIAAGILGPEAAKAFVEFGHIDLVPIPQKVLLEGIQQALKDDIDQANSLTLRIIDYFSKLDGATTQLLHAHISTVAKNLSELSSVLPRDSFYAIIRFIVDKANGKENSKFFDELVEKLSNFEQVRSVLDEI from the coding sequence TTGACTGTAAATGAAGCAAAGTTTCTCAGTAAGAAAATAATGCAAGCAGGCGAAGTCCCTCTATTAGTGGGGCATTTCGGAGTTGGGAAAACTGATATAGCAAGGCAAATTGCCTTGGAGACAGGTAGAAATTTGATAATTCTTATCCTTTCACAGATGGAGCCGGGTGATCTAATAGGTTTACCAGCAAAAGAGAACGATAAAACAGTTTTTCTCAGACCGGATTGGTGGCCTGAAAATGGAAAATCAATCATTCTTCTGGATGAGATAAATCGCGCTCATCGATCGATAAGAAATGCGATAATGCAGCTGGTCATAGACAAAAGAATTCACAACCACATCTTACCTGAAGATACGTGGATCATGGCAACAATGAATCCTCCAGATGACGAATATGACCAAGCTGATTTGATAACAGATCCTGCTTTTATTTCTCGCTTTTTTATCCTTGATATATCCCCATCTCTGGAAGAATGGCAAAAGTGGGCAAAAGAGAACTCTATTGATGAAAATGTTAGAAAATTTGTTGAGAAATATCCAGAATTTCTTTACACACCATCTGCTCTGTCTCTTAAAGTTGAACTCAGGCCCAGCCCAAGAAGCTGGTATAAACTTAGCAATGTACTCAAATTTCTAAACGATGAGGAAAGGAAAAAATATGGATACTCTATAGCTGCTGGTATACTTGGCCCAGAAGCGGCAAAAGCATTTGTGGAATTTGGACATATCGATCTGGTACCTATACCCCAAAAGGTATTGCTTGAAGGTATTCAGCAAGCCCTGAAAGACGATATAGATCAGGCAAACTCTTTAACATTGAGAATAATAGATTATTTTTCCAAACTTGATGGTGCTACTACTCAGTTGTTACATGCTCATATTTCGACGGTTGCAAAAAATCTGAGTGAGCTTTCTTCGGTTCTGCCAAGAGATTCTTTTTACGCCATCATCAGGTTCATTGTAGATAAAGCTAATGGAAAAGAGAATTCAAAATTTTTTGATGAACTTGTGGAGAAACTTTCAAATTTTGAACAGGTGAGATCGGTACTCGATGAGATCTGA
- a CDS encoding TetR/AcrR family transcriptional regulator yields the protein MSYKKKDKILMLAMEEFGKKGYEAASTNQIAKNAQVAKGLIFHYFKDKENLYYETYKMVLGQTLEEFNKFVESHKNDDPFDMMKAWAIRKVQLSYEKPEMVDFLATLMSAPDQVKTKVVNDLKELQTSFFNILFEKIQKLNLRDGITAEIAIKFIVCLFRGLTEVYFEVYRSKPENIKQDVKKLLDESNAMIDIIKHGIVEK from the coding sequence ATGTCTTACAAGAAAAAAGACAAGATACTCATGCTTGCGATGGAAGAATTTGGGAAAAAGGGATACGAAGCAGCTTCTACCAATCAGATAGCGAAAAATGCTCAGGTTGCCAAGGGATTGATATTCCATTATTTCAAAGATAAGGAAAATTTATATTACGAGACTTACAAGATGGTCTTGGGTCAAACTCTGGAGGAATTTAATAAATTTGTCGAAAGCCATAAAAATGACGATCCTTTCGATATGATGAAAGCCTGGGCCATCAGAAAAGTACAGTTGTCTTATGAAAAGCCTGAAATGGTTGATTTTCTGGCAACTCTCATGAGTGCACCTGACCAAGTCAAAACAAAAGTTGTCAATGATCTCAAGGAACTTCAAACGAGTTTTTTTAATATTTTGTTTGAGAAAATACAAAAATTGAACTTGAGAGATGGCATAACAGCAGAAATTGCTATTAAATTTATCGTGTGCCTCTTTAGGGGGCTTACGGAGGTATATTTTGAAGTCTACAGATCCAAACCGGAGAATATAAAGCAAGATGTTAAAAAATTGCTTGATGAAAGCAATGCGATGATAGACATAATAAAACACGGCATTGTGGAAAAATAA
- a CDS encoding vWA domain-containing protein has product MRSELEKIILNLGKKSPFYLYLLLGVSRIPSKDVKTIDLSFSRFKTVLYYNPDWVFKTSSDFVEGMIMHQIMHLINLHFLIKPKDSRDRVIWDLAMDAAINQHIPQLAAFGIPLNLLIEEGHGVDNERLFVLPPDWMPDKSAEEYHKWILKRMEELGRFDIMIMGEIRESNSDSHKGLYNVQNVDMILEINKNILKKAFNLYGSELPSGIRRLVEISVSRPVLNWKDAIRHFAGASEYGERYLTVLKPNRRYENQPGWRTSHAAKLGVIVDTSGSIIEEELDNFFSEIEALSRYVDTSFVLVQVDRAVNLEMRYSKGDYRNIEIVGGGETDLQPAVNYIEDKYRPEGIVIFTDGYTDLPSVKRRVLFVLSKYHSEEFSTSARKKYGHSSVVVLP; this is encoded by the coding sequence ATGAGATCTGAATTAGAGAAAATAATTTTGAATCTTGGAAAAAAATCTCCGTTTTACCTCTATTTGCTTCTGGGAGTTTCACGTATACCTTCAAAAGACGTGAAAACTATTGACCTTTCATTCTCAAGGTTCAAAACTGTGCTTTACTATAACCCCGACTGGGTTTTCAAAACCTCTTCGGATTTTGTAGAAGGTATGATAATGCATCAGATAATGCATCTGATAAACCTTCATTTCCTCATTAAACCAAAGGACAGCAGAGATAGAGTAATCTGGGACTTAGCAATGGATGCCGCGATAAACCAGCATATTCCTCAGCTTGCAGCATTTGGAATTCCTTTGAATTTGTTGATTGAAGAAGGGCATGGAGTTGATAACGAAAGGTTATTCGTTCTTCCACCTGACTGGATGCCGGACAAAAGTGCTGAGGAATATCACAAATGGATTTTAAAAAGAATGGAAGAGCTTGGAAGATTTGATATTATGATAATGGGCGAGATCAGAGAAAGCAACTCCGATTCACATAAAGGACTTTATAATGTACAGAATGTTGATATGATACTTGAGATCAATAAAAATATCCTTAAGAAAGCCTTTAATTTGTACGGCTCAGAACTTCCATCGGGAATAAGAAGGCTTGTTGAAATATCTGTATCAAGACCTGTGCTTAACTGGAAAGATGCAATAAGGCATTTTGCAGGAGCTTCTGAATACGGCGAAAGGTATTTGACTGTGCTGAAGCCAAACAGAAGGTATGAAAATCAGCCCGGATGGAGGACTTCACATGCAGCTAAACTCGGAGTGATAGTTGACACAAGCGGAAGCATAATTGAAGAAGAGCTTGACAACTTCTTTTCCGAGATAGAAGCTCTTTCGAGATATGTTGATACAAGTTTTGTGCTTGTTCAGGTTGACAGAGCTGTGAATTTGGAAATGAGATATTCAAAAGGAGACTACAGGAATATAGAAATAGTTGGTGGTGGTGAAACAGACCTTCAGCCGGCTGTGAATTATATAGAAGATAAATATCGTCCAGAAGGGATAGTAATCTTTACAGATGGTTATACCGATCTACCATCTGTAAAAAGGCGGGTGCTCTTTGTCCTTTCTAAGTATCATAGTGAAGAATTTTCAACATCTGCAAGAAAAAAGTACGGTCATTCAAGTGTGGTGGTACTGCCGTGA